In Microbacterium esteraromaticum, the following proteins share a genomic window:
- the cobA gene encoding uroporphyrinogen-III C-methyltransferase, which translates to MTAASTTPGRVRPTGTVTLVGAGPGDAGLLTLRGLRALEKADVIVADRLGARSVLTQLEAEGTTIAAEVIDVGKLPGHHRVPQDAINELLVELAQAGREVVRLKGGDPFVFGRGREEQLFCEAAGVRVEVVPGVTSAVSVPAVAGIPLTHRGVAASFSVVSAHDQIEPGGSVSTSGSDHTLVLLMGVSTLGHSAHVLATGTRGADCPVAIVEDGYGAGERVTIGTLGTIAQLAAVRQVRSPAVVVIGEVVRLSPHAASLTPAAVPAPRNASPVPADAFPVPADAGDAATTASPTTTTSATITASGPTSGTASSAAPGSPSRPVRRRARSRLAAALDAGLAVDTGLIRAIDAHSPSPSSRKAPLS; encoded by the coding sequence ATGACCGCCGCATCGACCACCCCCGGGCGCGTGCGCCCGACCGGCACCGTGACCCTGGTGGGTGCGGGCCCGGGAGACGCGGGCCTGCTCACGCTGCGCGGGCTGCGCGCTCTCGAGAAGGCGGACGTGATCGTCGCCGACCGGCTCGGCGCCCGCAGCGTTCTCACCCAGCTCGAGGCCGAGGGCACGACGATCGCTGCCGAGGTGATCGACGTCGGCAAGCTCCCCGGCCATCACCGCGTGCCTCAGGATGCCATCAACGAACTGCTCGTCGAGCTCGCGCAGGCTGGCCGCGAGGTCGTGCGCCTCAAGGGCGGCGATCCGTTCGTGTTCGGTCGCGGACGCGAGGAGCAGCTGTTCTGCGAGGCCGCCGGCGTGCGCGTCGAGGTCGTGCCCGGCGTGACCAGCGCCGTCTCGGTGCCCGCGGTCGCGGGCATCCCGCTGACCCACCGCGGCGTCGCGGCGTCGTTCAGCGTCGTGAGCGCCCACGATCAGATCGAGCCGGGCGGATCGGTGAGCACCTCGGGGTCCGACCACACGCTCGTGCTGCTGATGGGAGTCAGCACGCTCGGGCACTCGGCGCACGTGCTCGCCACCGGCACCCGTGGCGCCGACTGCCCCGTCGCGATCGTCGAAGACGGCTACGGCGCGGGCGAGCGGGTGACGATCGGAACTCTCGGCACGATCGCGCAGCTCGCGGCAGTCAGGCAGGTGCGCTCGCCCGCGGTCGTCGTGATCGGCGAGGTGGTGCGGCTCAGCCCGCACGCCGCGTCGCTCACCCCGGCAGCGGTCCCCGCACCGAGGAATGCGTCGCCTGTGCCGGCGGATGCGTTCCCTGTGCCGGCGGATGCCGGTGACGCCGCGACCACGGCATCCCCGACGACCACGACGTCCGCGACGATCACGGCATCCGGACCCACATCCGGCACCGCCTCGTCCGCAGCACCCGGAAGCCCGTCCCGGCCCGTGCGCCGGCGTGCCCGTTCGCGTCTCGCCGCGGCGCTCGACGCCGGCCTCGCGGTCGACACCGGGCTCATCCGCGCAATCGACGCCCACTCCCCCTCCCCCTCGTCCCGAAAGGCACCCCTGTCATGA